From Elusimicrobiaceae bacterium, one genomic window encodes:
- a CDS encoding DUF4268 domain-containing protein: MEKLGIMQKVTDLRIIWPHEQSDFSKWLAEEKNLLLLSETIGIGNIVLEERESKVGDFAADLYAREEGTDRKIIIENQLEETNHKHLGQIITYAAGKGAEIIIWIVKKARDEHKQAIEWLNQHTDENIGFFLLEIELWKINDSLPAPKFNIVESPNDWGKIMKTADNLNETEKLRLNFWQKFKDYAIEQTDFNGFSLRKIAPNHWYNLSVGTSAYHIGLTMNTKEKCIGTEIYIPNDKEIFQKFLSQKVEIEKILGNKAEWIEANKACRILVTHPAIFKNNESNWKEYFDWYIKMALKLKQISKEFDN; the protein is encoded by the coding sequence ATGGAAAAACTTGGAATAATGCAAAAAGTAACAGATTTGAGAATTATTTGGCCACATGAACAATCTGATTTTTCAAAATGGCTGGCAGAAGAAAAGAATCTATTATTACTTAGTGAAACTATTGGAATCGGAAATATTGTATTAGAAGAGAGAGAATCAAAAGTAGGAGATTTCGCTGCTGATTTATATGCTCGTGAAGAAGGAACTGACAGAAAAATTATTATAGAAAACCAATTGGAAGAAACCAATCATAAACACTTAGGGCAAATAATTACCTATGCCGCCGGAAAAGGGGCTGAAATCATTATTTGGATTGTAAAAAAAGCTAGAGACGAACACAAACAAGCAATAGAATGGTTAAATCAACATACCGATGAAAATATTGGTTTTTTCCTATTGGAAATTGAATTATGGAAAATTAATGACTCTTTACCTGCTCCTAAGTTTAATATTGTTGAATCACCCAATGATTGGGGCAAAATTATGAAAACTGCAGATAATTTAAATGAAACAGAAAAATTGCGTTTAAATTTTTGGCAGAAATTTAAAGATTATGCCATTGAACAAACTGATTTTAATGGATTTTCTTTAAGGAAAATAGCGCCTAATCATTGGTATAACTTAAGTGTTGGTACTTCTGCTTATCACATTGGTTTAACAATGAATACCAAAGAAAAATGTATTGGTACAGAAATTTATATTCCAAATGATAAAGAAATTTTTCAAAAGTTTCTCTCACAAAAAGTAGAAATTGAAAAAATTTTGGGAAATAAAGCAGAATGGATCGAAGCTAATAAAGCTTGTAGAATACTGGTAACACATCCTGCTATTTTTAAAAACAATGAATCAAATTGGAAAGAGTATTTTGATTGGTATATAAAAATGGCTCTTAAATTAAAACAAATAAGTAAAGAATTTGATAATTAA